In Spea bombifrons isolate aSpeBom1 chromosome 9, aSpeBom1.2.pri, whole genome shotgun sequence, the genomic stretch AAGGAAGCAGCGCCACCTAATAGAAACATTTCCCCCAAACacaggtaaataaaataattcacaacTACCACCTGGAATCATTTTACAACTATTATTCTGTTATAAAAATCCAAAGTTTACACACCTAAGGAACATTTAATAAGTCTGGGAATCTCATTTGAACGGCCCGCATTAATGACCATTTTGCAATGACCTTCATACGGGTGACCCGATGTCGATTCACAGTGCAACGTTGTATCAGTATGTTTGGTCGTTTTTGGATAGAATAAAGTCCGTCCCTTTTTCTGTGTTGTCGCGCCCTGAAATCTCACACATCGCATACTTATTCTTCCCGGGGGGTGCGTTCTCCGCCGAGGCCTCGCTGTACTGGGTAAAGCAGCGCGCTATGCTTTTCAAGTCGGCTCTCCCCGTCTCACTCACGAAGCAGTAGAGCAGAGGGTCGGCGATGCAGTTGAGGCTGGACAGCGCCAGGGTGATTTTATACggactaaacatttttttagcgAACAGGCAGTTCCCGGGCTCCCATATACTCCGCATCAACAGCACGACGTGGTACGGAGTGAAAGTTATAATAAAAGTCACCACTATAGTAAAGAGAAGCTgcttgattttctttttgtccCCGCTGGCCGTGGCCTGGTTGCTTTTCACCGCGGCGTAGATTTTACAGTAACAGAAAATCATGATGGTTAGCGGGACGAAGTGCCCAAAGCACACGTTGATGATGCTAAAGGTAGACTTCCATTTCTCCATGGGGAAGATGTAATAACACCGAACGTCTCTCGAGACGACGAACGTTTCTTTATGAACTAGAATGATGAGTTTCGACGCGCTCTGTATGAGCCAAACGATCAGGCTGATCCCTAAGGCCGTTCTCCTGGTGCGGAGGCGGCTGAATTTCAGCGGAAAAACCACGGCGAGGTACCTGTCGAGGGAGATGCAGGTGAGGAAGCCTGCGCTGCTGTATAGGTTGGTGTGCATGAAGAAGGCGCTCAAGGAACAAACCCAATCTGGAAACCTCCAGTTATCGTGATGGAGGCTGAAGTCCACCCAAAGAGTCAAAGTCATTGTATAGAGCAGATCCGAGAAAGACAAATTAAACAGATAGATCCCCAACTCGTTCTTCTTTTTCACCTGTTGGTAAGAAACGTAGAGCGAGACGCAGTTTATGGGGACGCCTATCGCTATGACGATAATATAAATGGTTGGAAACATGTACATGTCTAGATCGTGATCGATGGTGCAGTTAATAGCAGATTCATTCATCGTAACACACGCTAGATTCCGCCTGTAACTATCCTAAGAGTCACTCGGACGCACTGTCCTCTGATCCGGTAGATCGGTCCCAGCCTCTAGATGACAtctttgatgatgtcatatgtcaATTGCCCATCCTGGGGATCATTGTAACGTTCATCATGATTTTATCGTTGGGATCCTGCTGATCCTTAGATCACCGTTAAGTCTTTGTAGATCTCCAAAGCCTCGTTTAGAAGTTTGTTCCTTAaaggagatgtttttttttttctttattgaaaataaagcCTCATCTGTTGTTGGCTAAAAATAAGATCTTGTTTATTATTTGGCCTTCATCGATCACTTGATCCTCGACAAGTCCAGGCCGATCATAAAATAAGCTAATCTCGGACGAGATATTTTTCAAGACTGTaaagaaacaatataaattaaaaaaaaacaggaaaaaaattgcAGCCGCCTAAAGGTGTTGGTTAATCTAGAACATTGCGTTAGTCGTGCTTCATAGAGAGGGGTATTGTGTTCCTTAAGCAGGTTTGGACGGTAATGATATTTTATACTATGTATATAATGAACAAAGTTTATTCAAATTTGGTTTTATGACCCGCTGTAGAAATCATCTGCCGAAGAAAAGTTATGATGTCAGCGCTGTTCTTCAAAAGAGGAAGCTCAGCCGCTTCACAAGGCGGAAGATAATAAAGCTGCGTTTTCTTACACAAAGCCAGTTTGTTCTCGGCtacatgaaatgtaaaaaaaattatatatatatataaaatataataataataatatatctatctatctatctatatatatatatatatatatatatatatatatatatatatatgatcgcAGAGCTGCTTTAAGAGTGCTCAGGATGTCTTTATATGAAAGTGAGAGAAAGTTATGAAAGATGGAAATCCCCGACTGATACGAGAGCGTAGCGAGGGTGTCTGCGACTTATCAGCTACAACCAGACAGAAAACTGCgagaattataaataaaaatgaaaaaacaagcTTGTTACGGTGCCCTTAAGCAATGTCCCATTCGGTATAAAGAGTTAATTTGCGAACAAAATCTGTATCGAAATTCTATGTAATTAATTTGCCATTATCTCTGTCCTTTCAGAAAAAATAGAAACGTATTTacttataaaaagaaataataataatagtaataataataataataattagacgAAGAAGGCTTCAATTTTGGAGATCTGATTTCagctaaaaaacaatatttataaaaataaaacttgagtGACTGGTGGAGAATCAGCATTCCAAACATTCCGCTGGTTTCTATGACAACTGCTCCAAAATGAGCGCTTTGACCCTTGCAAGGTGTTATCTACAGCCATTAGCATGTAACCCAAACACAGctccggtgggggggggggggtgatgacATATTTTCGAAGTTAAGAGTCTCTGGACGGAGACCTGCGATGGAATTTCTAAAGcgtagattctattaaattcaGTTTAATAGAGAAAAGTTATTAACTCACGCAGTTCCCTGGCCGGCAGAGACGGGCGCAGATACAGCTCTCAAAAACTCCAACAAGAgagtaaaagaagaaaaaaaaaaacgaagaaaaaaaacaggaaattgCATCAAAATCAAGAGGAACCGAAGACTGAAACGGGCAGCGCGATCTTAAGACGCGTATCCTAAAAACGTATTTTTTTGGGGAGGGCGGCGCTCGGGTTTAAATAAATTTCATGGATTCTgatatttgtaacatttaacTTTGGAGTAAATTTTACAACTCGAAACGAATGGAATTTATAATTCTggattcatgattttttttaattcattttgttaCATGGAGAATTCTACATCTGTAGAATTTGGAATTTTAGTTCTTTCAAACGGTTTTATTCGTTAAAAATGTTTGCGGTGGAAAGTTGAAAAAGGGTGTTATCGCTATAACAACAAAGCTATTGGACCAATGAATTGAATCGAttcaattggttgctatggtgataacacctaacatttttttttacacatccccTAGAAAGCATAAGCCATTGGAATCCCGGGCTTGAGATAAAAGGAGGCCATCAACACGGACTGTTTTGAGACCCGCATTTTTAGAGTGCAAGCTCATATGACTAAAGTCTATCCTCCCATTGGACAACGCAACGGAGAGTCAGTCCCCTTTCCCAGTCTTACATCCCAGGTTATAACTTCGCTCAGGAAAGATCTTCTGAAGTCTAAAGATAAATTACATTGCAAAAGCTTCTTGATGTATTCTTTTGGATatcaccattaaccccttaaagaccgAGGctattgttcctttttttttttttttaggactttTGTTGTCTTGTTTTTGATTAGAATTGTAGGACTGAGACTGAATAATCAGTGACACCGAAAATGAGGATAACTCATAAGTCAGACCCCTTCCACAGGAATCTCCCtgattttgtttcatttctcagaaaaaaaaatcttcttttcCCCCAAAATGATAATAAACTAATAAATCCATCATCGGCATCTTTCTCTAAGGAGAGAAGGACAAACAACGAGCGTCGATGTCCTGTAACAATGTTACTGCAACCAAACAATCCATAATacctattatattattatcattcataACAGTCAGaatttattgtaatatattaaatgtaataataatgttttttcgtattgttatattattatgattaataacaatttattgtaattttattattgtttttataatagtaatataataatattaataatataataataataataaggattgGAAGGGATACTTTGTTGTTCCCGAGGTTTTGTCTGAAGGGTTCTgggtattatattttctttttagagtACAGTAAAGGCATCAATAAAGTTATTTTGGGTTAAAAATGATCATCGACACCACTTTATCAGAAATCTTTTCCCGTAATCTGTTGTTTTTTGAGGTCTGCTATAAGATGGGTTCGTCCGTCGTGATTCACCTTACAGACTCTTATCAGATGAAACACAATAGTTAACCCTATAAAGGTGGTTTTAAGGGAAGCTGGTTTGGTGTAACCCGTGGGTTCAAGCAGAATGCACAGGAAGAAGACAAACTTATAAAAAAGActgcattttactttactgagagggtggtagataagtggaacagcctcccagcagaggtggtagagggtaatacagtgagggtattaaacatgcatgggatagacatacggctcctgaatctaagacgagaccaacgactgattaaggtttgagtcattacagcaggagaaacgggccactagacgggggccggaatggggccgatctgccggcgggttcacAAAGAATTAAAAGCAGATTAGAATGCGGTTCCTGCAGATGGCAATCAATGGGGGGTGTCCAGGACAGtagcatacctgccaagtgaCCCTATTTTGGCTTGTCAGTCCCTTCTTGGGACTCAAATCccagtgtccctttttcctcccctgagcAGCTGTTTGTAAATGCCCCCGTTCAGTATAATAAATACTCACCTATTTGGGGCACAATACGAAATTGTTTCTCAGTAGGGGTTTTGCCATCTTCTGTTGACCTTGGACTGATGTGTCTTCGCTGAGGACTCGTAGGAAATGATCTGCCCCAGAGGTTCGGGTTTTGCCCCTggcggggggtggggggggcagatacGATGTCAGGGCTGGGAAACCTGAATCTGAATAACCGAAGAGCCGGAGCGCTCCATAAAACGAATAAAAACACACGTGACGGATGCTTTCTTTATGATTTTATCTCAAGTGCAACCATCTCCTTTAACAATTAACCCCGCGTTATCTGCCGGAGATCGGCACTCGGATTCGGTTGTTTTGGCAATAAAGGCGCAGTTTAGTATACAGCCCAGAACCTGATTATTTCACTCAAAAAACAAAACGCTCCGCAGCGCAGGAAAGGTTCAGGATGAGGTCGTTTAACCCGCAGGTTTATTATGCAAAATTCTCGCTttacattaaatacaattatttattattatttaaggacGGATTGGGTAAAGACCACACACTCACAGCAGCGAGTGGGAAGTACGTGGGTGAAGACCCCACACTCACAGCAGCGAGTGGGACATGTGTGGGTAAAGACCTCACACTCACAGCAGCGAGTGGGACGTGCGTGGGTAAAGACCTCACACTCACAGCGCGGAGCGGGAGATAATAATCTTAATTGGCCGCTATCTCTGCCATCAGTAATTATCGCTCCCGTCACGTAAACATCTACCCGAGATCGGGGCTGTTTTGTCACATTTTGGTCACTTAGTGATTTACATTTGACACCTTCAGGCCTTTCCCTCCAACAGGGTGAGCGGGGCATTAGCTGCGAGGTGAGGGGTATTAGCTGCGAGGTGAGGGGTATTAGCTGCGAGGTGAGGGGTATTAGCTGCGAGGTGAGGGGCATTAGCTGAGAGGTATTAGCTGCGAGGTGAGGGGCATTAGCTGAGAGGTATTAGCTGCGAGGTGAGGGGCATTAGCTGAGAGGTATTAGCTGCGAGGTGAGAGGTATTAGCTGCGAGGTGAGGGGCATTAGCTGAGAGGTATTAGCTGCGAGGTGAGGGGCATTAGCTGAGAGGTATTAGCTGAGAGGCGAGGGGCATTGCGTGAGAGGTGAGGTGTATTAAGTGAGAGGTGAGGGGTATTAGCTGAGAGGCGAGGGGCATTGCAGAACCTGTGCCTGCGGGAGGCGAGGAGTTAACGCTCTAGACCGTTAGGAATTAATCAGTTTTTGGGGGGTGATAGAATAGTTTTTTACCCTCACTGATAATTTGTTGCAATTACATCGTTTCTTTTCACATTTCTTAGTATTTCTGGCCTGGTCGGGgcatttattcctcccctggAATAATAAAAGCGTGGGGTTGGCGCTAGGTGTCGGTGGTTTTTGGCAATAACGCTGCCCATGCTAATGCCCCTCAGGGGGGTAGATGTGAGCCGGTTCTGTGCCCGGCTTCCGGTCGGATGATGGCTTCGGTTGGCGTGATATTATGTCACACCGTCACTGGGTGACAAGATGGCGGCCTTAACCGGGGGCACTTTTGTTCCTCGTTACCCCACCCCTATGTAATTTGTGCCTCCCTGTGATATGAAGTGTTTGCCCCACCTGATATACCCCCATGGTGTAGCCCCATATAAAGTATCTGCCCCAGCTGATACCCTCGGGGTGTAGCCACATATTACGTTTCTGCCTCCTGCCTGGGGATGCCCCTCTCTGCCCCACCAGCTGCCCCTCTCTGCCCCACCAGCTGCCCCTCTCTGCCCCCACTGGCTGCCCCTCTCTGCCCCCACCGGCTGCCCCTCTCTGCCCCCACCGGCTGCCCCTCTCTGCCCCCACTGGCTGCCATGAGCCTCGCGTTCCATCTCGTGGTTCCCACAGTGAGACGTGGAACGCAATCACTTCCGGGTGCTGTCAGGTGACAGGTCAGGTGACAGACCAGGTGAGAGGCCATGGCTGCCGGGCTGATACTCGTCCTCCTGGCTCTGCTGGGGGCCCCGGGGTCTCGGGCTCAGTACCCCCTGACTGACCGGGGAGGCCTCGGGCGGGAGTTCGACGGGATCGGAGCTGTTAGTGGGGGAGGGGTGAGTGCCAGACCGGAGACcggggtggggagggagagaCTGTCTGTGGGGAGAGTGCGGAGGGCAATGGAGGGAGAATGCCAGCAGGGGGGGTAGAGAGAAGGGCAGTGGGGAGTGCAGCAGGGGGCAGAGAGAAGGGCAGTGGGGAGTGCCagcggggggggcagagagaagGGGAGTGCCAGCGGGGGGGGTGGGGGCAGAGAGAAGGGCAGTGGGGAGTGccagcgggggggggcagagagaagGGCAGCGGGGAGTGCCagcagggggggcagagagaaGGGCAGTGGGGAGTGTCAGCGGGGGGTAGAGAGGAGGGGAGTGAGGTGAGAGGCTGGGGGACGCTCGGTCCCAGTGGGTTCCATTCATTAAATAACCCGTCTCCCCTATCAGTGAGTTAAATCCACGTCTCGCTCGTTTATCTCGTTGGTTTCAGGCCACGTCTCGCCTCCTCGTGAATTACCCGGAGCCCTACAGATCCCAGATTCTGGATTATCTCTTTAAGGtataaccccccaccccccgatCATCCATTTACCGCGCAGAAGAAGCGATTGAACGCAGTTATTttaccaaaacaaaaatatttaacaacaaATTCCTTTCATTCATTGGAAAGGCGCGGTTACAATGTAACTATTACATGAAATCTTACatctattataatataaatacaataataacaacGATTAAAGTAACGTCTGtttttatttgggttttttttagccaaATTTTGGTGCCTCTCTGCAGATCTTTAAAGTTGAGATTGGAGGAGATGCTCAGACCACAGGTACGCTGCGCCAAAATTGgccaattttacatttatttctatttttttaaggtCTGCGATATAATCGGGATATCGATACATTATGGATTATTTATCGAAAGCGATTCTGATGAGAATCGCTATGGCAACCAGACCAATGCTGCCGCTGATTGGGCAGCAGaagtggctcctgaatctaagaggagaTTAATATTTCTATAATCTATAATGATCTATAAATCAGAACTTGATTCCTTATATCTTTTGGGGATAGAAAGTATACAAAGTTAGTGTGTTTTTTATGTGGTTTACTTAGAATGAGGCGATTGTGGCCAACTTTGTTCCTTACCAGTAACATTCAAACCGGTAACAGTTTGGAATTCCGTTATTCCGGTATTAAAGGTTAAACCACTGTATCTGAAATgaacattcaaaagtttggggtcactcagctgttttcatggaaaacgaggacatttctggctgtaacataatcacAAAAGGGTTTTTTAACCATCAataagccttttaaacttaaacttggataagcgaacacaacgtgccattggaacacaggagtgatgggagtgataaaaggccattggaacacaggagtgatgggagtaataaagggccattggaacatgggagtgatgggagtgatagaaggccattggaacacaggagtaatgggagtaataaagggccattggaacacaggagtgatgggagtgataaagggccgttggaacacaggagtgatgggagtgataaagggccattggaacacgggagtgatgggagtgataaagggccgttggaacacaggagtgatgggagtgataaagggccattggaacacgtgagtgatgggagtgataaagggccattgggacacaggagtgatgggagtgataaagggccattggaacacgtgagtgatgggagtgataaagggccactggaacatgggagtgataaagagtgaTGTATGCctttgaagagattccattaataaaaaggaaaatgcgTTAATACGTAACTATTAATCTGTAGGCGTCGGGGCTAGAAGACAATGTTATGGAACAGACCGCAGCTTCCTCCAGCATCAGGCTGGGCATGGGGAAAGCTTTAAGAGGGAAATAAAACTTCTGCAGATCCCTGTCATTTCATCATTTCATGGGACGGagataaatactttttatttttttttacagagaattttcatgattatttttttaaataatgtttttagtcGGCTGTCGCTTTAAGCCTCTAAAAAGGTAGAGGAGAATTTTtcacaatatacaaatattacaaaataaatacaaaacatgtttttttaaaaaatatttccttgaTTTTTtgagt encodes the following:
- the GPR65 gene encoding psychosine receptor — protein: MNESAINCTIDHDLDMYMFPTIYIIVIAIGVPINCVSLYVSYQQVKKKNELGIYLFNLSFSDLLYTMTLTLWVDFSLHHDNWRFPDWVCSLSAFFMHTNLYSSAGFLTCISLDRYLAVVFPLKFSRLRTRRTALGISLIVWLIQSASKLIILVHKETFVVSRDVRCYYIFPMEKWKSTFSIINVCFGHFVPLTIMIFCYCKIYAAVKSNQATASGDKKKIKQLLFTIVVTFIITFTPYHVVLLMRSIWEPGNCLFAKKMFSPYKITLALSSLNCIADPLLYCFVSETGRADLKSIARCFTQYSEASAENAPPGKNKYAMCEISGRDNTEKGTDFILSKNDQTY